A part of Patescibacteria group bacterium genomic DNA contains:
- a CDS encoding T9SS type A sorting domain-containing protein yields MKNFLLTILILASFASAELINNNPDPNGEPWFSADLPELTLEQQKKVDAIPVLLLPEQYKNRKEELPYTLDNSTQPYFRPIFNQVGGSCGQASGIGYAYTYEQNFKRGTAANITDNQYPTHYTYNFLNQGSGGEGSWHWDGWDIIKASGCPNVTDYGGMLWPSTDYTLANSLWMDGYTNYENGMNNRVLEQVAMPLDTPEGLEVLKQWMNDHCDGSTAGGLAVFAAGVSDTYQRSSLPINTENEGQSVVIKWDQVVNHAMTFVGYNDSIRYDYNFDGQFTNDIDINGDGIVDLQDWEIGGLKMANSWGEGWGTDGYSWVMYRTLALSLADGGIYNKIAHSITTRESFEPTLKLKSTINYSERNDIKIMAGVSNDLNADEPEHTITFPHFNFQGGDGIGMSGDGDLLEIGLDITPLLSYVTPDSTSKFFICVEHNGNLSGRGEITSFSIIDNLGTETMSTQTNVAILEGITTYASVNTTTSFDKAEITTTDLPSASPGVEYSYSLSAINGTPPYFWDMVIDYTEVENINSFPTETMDLVTVTNDDDGYAIIDLDFEFPFFGKTYNFINISTNGSISFGDNFEDVRSESNIRETRTIAPYVTDLASYPANGDGIFYYANENYIIVRWITSMFDLPEVNLDFAAKLYADGSIEFFYGGKFTTGIEWGAGISNGIVTTAIISDLSNTDDPSGLKTSFTTTPYPYGIEFSSNGIFSGVIDTEETSWDLMFRVTDDKNISAFKELIFSSTTGIENNGQFTIDNFQLEQNYPNPFNPSTTINFSVYESENMSLFIYNVKGERIDVVFDNRELNVGNYRVNWNAGKEYSSGIYYYGIETESGIKQMKKMTLLK; encoded by the coding sequence ATGAAGAATTTTTTATTAACAATACTTATTTTAGCTTCTTTTGCTTCTGCAGAATTGATCAATAACAATCCTGATCCGAATGGAGAACCATGGTTCTCAGCCGATCTACCTGAACTGACTCTTGAGCAGCAGAAAAAAGTCGATGCAATACCAGTACTTTTACTACCGGAACAGTATAAGAACAGAAAGGAAGAACTACCCTACACTTTAGACAATTCCACCCAACCTTATTTTAGGCCGATATTTAATCAGGTTGGAGGTAGCTGTGGTCAGGCTAGCGGTATTGGCTATGCATATACTTATGAGCAGAATTTTAAACGTGGTACTGCCGCAAATATCACTGACAATCAATATCCGACACACTACACTTATAATTTCCTAAATCAAGGTAGTGGTGGCGAAGGTTCTTGGCATTGGGACGGATGGGATATTATCAAAGCAAGTGGATGTCCAAATGTAACTGATTATGGTGGAATGCTTTGGCCTTCTACTGATTATACGCTTGCCAACTCATTATGGATGGATGGCTATACAAATTACGAAAATGGTATGAATAACAGAGTTTTAGAACAGGTTGCTATGCCTTTGGATACACCTGAAGGACTTGAAGTACTTAAGCAGTGGATGAATGATCATTGTGACGGTTCTACTGCTGGTGGACTTGCAGTTTTTGCTGCTGGTGTAAGCGACACTTACCAGAGAAGTTCACTACCAATAAACACTGAAAATGAAGGTCAAAGTGTAGTTATAAAATGGGATCAAGTTGTAAACCATGCAATGACATTTGTTGGGTACAATGATTCTATACGTTATGATTACAACTTTGATGGTCAATTTACTAATGATATTGACATCAATGGAGATGGTATTGTTGATTTGCAGGACTGGGAGATCGGTGGTCTTAAAATGGCAAATTCATGGGGAGAAGGTTGGGGAACTGATGGATATTCTTGGGTAATGTACAGAACTCTTGCTCTAAGTTTAGCTGATGGTGGAATTTACAATAAGATTGCTCATTCAATCACTACAAGAGAAAGCTTTGAACCAACTTTAAAGTTAAAATCAACTATCAACTACAGTGAAAGAAATGATATTAAGATTATGGCAGGAGTATCGAACGATCTTAACGCAGACGAACCTGAACATACAATCACTTTCCCACATTTTAATTTTCAGGGAGGCGATGGAATAGGTATGTCTGGAGATGGAGATCTACTCGAAATAGGATTAGATATCACTCCTCTTCTTAGTTACGTAACACCTGATTCAACATCGAAATTCTTTATTTGTGTTGAGCATAATGGAAATCTTAGTGGAAGAGGAGAGATTACATCTTTTTCAATCATTGATAACCTTGGTACTGAAACTATGAGTACCCAGACAAACGTAGCTATTTTAGAAGGTATAACCACTTATGCTTCTGTAAATACAACAACTTCCTTCGATAAGGCTGAAATAACTACAACTGATCTTCCATCTGCATCACCTGGAGTTGAATATTCTTATTCATTATCAGCAATAAATGGAACTCCTCCATATTTTTGGGATATGGTAATTGATTATACAGAAGTTGAAAACATCAATTCATTTCCTACAGAAACAATGGACTTGGTAACAGTGACTAACGATGACGATGGATATGCTATTATCGACCTTGATTTCGAATTCCCTTTCTTTGGTAAAACTTATAATTTCATTAATATCTCTACCAATGGTTCTATCTCTTTCGGTGATAATTTTGAAGATGTTAGGAGTGAATCAAATATCAGAGAAACTAGAACGATCGCACCGTATGTAACTGACCTAGCAAGTTATCCTGCTAATGGAGATGGTATATTTTATTATGCTAATGAAAACTATATAATCGTTAGATGGATTACTTCTATGTTCGATTTGCCGGAAGTTAATCTTGATTTTGCCGCAAAGTTATATGCTGATGGTTCGATCGAGTTTTTCTATGGAGGAAAATTTACAACTGGAATAGAATGGGGTGCAGGAATTTCAAACGGAATTGTAACAACTGCCATTATTTCAGACCTTTCAAATACTGATGATCCATCCGGGCTTAAAACTTCTTTCACTACCACACCTTATCCTTACGGTATTGAATTCAGCAGCAATGGTATTTTCAGTGGAGTTATTGATACTGAAGAAACAAGTTGGGATCTTATGTTCAGAGTAACTGACGATAAGAACATTTCTGCTTTTAAAGAGCTTATATTCTCTTCAACTACTGGAATAGAAAACAATGGACAATTTACAATTGATAATTTTCAATTAGAACAAAATTATCCGAATCCATTCAATCCTTCAACTACAATTAATTTCTCAGTTTATGAAAGTGAAAATATGTCACTATTCATTTACAATGTTAAAGGAGAAAGAATAGATGTAGTATTTGATAATAGAGAATTAAATGTAGGCAATTACCGGGTTAATTGGAATGCAGGTAAGGAATATTCATCAGGGATCTACTATTACGGTATAGAAACCGAAAGTGGTATTAAGCAGATGAAAAAAATGACATTATTGAAATAG
- the rpsU gene encoding 30S ribosomal protein S21, which produces MIHVKIRDNEPFERALKRFTKTFEKSGVLAELRKRERYDKPTWVNRRNKIQATRKQQKLTRMNNKGF; this is translated from the coding sequence ATGATACACGTAAAAATAAGAGACAACGAACCTTTCGAAAGAGCTTTGAAAAGATTCACTAAAACATTTGAAAAAAGTGGTGTTTTGGCTGAACTTAGAAAAAGAGAAAGATACGATAAGCCTACCTGGGTTAATAGAAGAAATAAGATTCAAGCTACTAGAAAACAGCAAAAGCTTACGAGAATGAATAACAAAGGTTTTTAA
- a CDS encoding CvpA family protein produces the protein MHYIDIIVLVIMGIFTVIGFKRGFITEIFQIIGLFAAIALNTPISRLINNYAKDALDTHNELIGFLSGIISFTLIFLLFFVIGRILTKTTNIILTSLPNRIVGAFFGGIKGFMIATVVLLLVRLTPVGDNFIQTNVTPDLDTDNIIEEGLDLAIDLSNDDENIQAIKDSLEQKKWNNSLNYDKTTNSDSPSYSRLGYGAYKISTLMDPFVGSVKRLLTDTVEETKEKLDM, from the coding sequence ATGCATTACATCGATATAATAGTCCTTGTTATAATGGGAATCTTTACTGTCATAGGCTTCAAAAGAGGATTTATCACAGAGATATTTCAGATCATAGGATTATTTGCAGCTATTGCTCTAAACACCCCCATCAGCAGGTTAATAAACAATTATGCTAAAGATGCATTAGATACTCACAACGAATTGATCGGTTTTCTTTCAGGAATAATATCATTTACTTTAATATTCTTACTATTTTTTGTAATAGGAAGGATCTTAACTAAAACTACAAATATTATTCTTACATCTTTACCAAATAGAATTGTTGGTGCATTTTTTGGTGGGATCAAAGGTTTTATGATTGCAACAGTTGTACTTCTACTCGTAAGATTGACACCAGTTGGAGATAATTTCATACAAACCAATGTAACACCTGATCTCGACACGGATAATATAATAGAAGAAGGTCTTGATCTTGCCATTGACTTATCCAATGATGATGAAAATATTCAAGCTATAAAAGATTCTCTTGAACAGAAAAAATGGAATAATTCTTTAAATTATGATAAAACAACAAATAGTGATTCCCCATCTTATTCACGATTGGGATATGGTGCGTATAAAATTTCAACACTGATGGACCCATTTGTGGGAAGTGTTAAAAGATTACTCACTGATACTGTGGAAGAAACAAAAGAAAAATTGGATATGTAA